In Luteimonas viscosa, the genomic window GCAACCGGCGGCTGCGAGTCCGGCGGCATCGCGCTCCGGCGTGCGCGGATAGCGCGCATAGTCCTCGTTCGGCCCGAACTGGGTGGGATTGACGAACACGCTGGCGACCACGCGATCGGCATGCCGCCGGGCCAGACGCACCAGCGAGAAGTGCCCGTCGTGCAGGTTGCCCATCGTCGGCACGAAGCCCACACGCAGGCCGTCGCGCTTCCATGCCGCCACGCGCGCGCGCAGGACGCCGGGTTCGCCGAGGGTCTCGATCATGTCGTTCCCGCGCTCAGTCGTAGGCGTGTTCGGGGCCGGGAAAGCGGCCCTCGCGCACCGCCTCGACATAGGCGCGCGCCGCACCGGCGACCGATCCGCCCCCGGCGAGGAAATCCTTGACGAACTTCGGCCGGCGATGGCCGCTGTCAAGCCCGAGCATGTCGTGCAGCACCAGCACCTGCCCGTCGCAATCCGGGCCCGCGCCGATGCCGATGGTCGGGACCGGCGAGACCCGGGTGATCTCGGCCGCGAGCGCCGACGGCACGCATTCGAGCACCAGCAGCGAAGCGCCGGCCTCGGCCACCGCGAGCGCATCGACGCGCAACCGGTCCGCGGCGTCGGCCTCGCGCCCCTGCACCTTGTAGCCGCCGAAGCGCAGCACCGACTGCGGGGTGAGGCCGAGGTGCGCGGACACGGGGATCTCGCGCGCGGAGAGGAAACGGATCGCGGCCAGCTTGTGTGGTCCCGCCCCTTCGAGCTTGACCATGCCTGCACC contains:
- the panB gene encoding 3-methyl-2-oxobutanoate hydroxymethyltransferase, which gives rise to MSNAAPAKPMTVPDLAQARRAGRRLAMLTAYDAGFARVLDAAGVDIVLVGDSLGMVVQGHASTLPVSVDDIAYHVRAVAGGLHRALLVADLPFQADATPERALDAATRLLQAGAGMVKLEGAGPHKLAAIRFLSAREIPVSAHLGLTPQSVLRFGGYKVQGREADAADRLRVDALAVAEAGASLLVLECVPSALAAEITRVSPVPTIGIGAGPDCDGQVLVLHDMLGLDSGHRRPKFVKDFLAGGGSVAGAARAYVEAVREGRFPGPEHAYD